One Leifsonia shinshuensis DNA window includes the following coding sequences:
- a CDS encoding alpha-galactosidase translates to MLDGYGAVLALRAAGTSFVLDTDGRVPRVLHWGADLGPLDPATMEALRDSGGPAVLNNSPDVPRSFSLWPSEFEGWAGTPAQEGHAAGSATTPRPHTVAVRYETDGPDGDLGGRIELDLADEITALRSTMSIALDRFGVLAVDVTVTRDAALSADEVTEPYTLDALRVLLPVPERATDILDFTGKWCRERAPQRGPLFFGSHVRRARRGKPGHDAPFLVVAGTEDLGFRRGEAWAAHLAWSGDAEYVVERLTEGAGPFSSVLGAGEGLRPGEIALEDGDSYVAPTALFLWSADGLDGLADRLHRRLRARPSHPVKPRPLTLNSWEAVYFDHDLDRLTALVERAARVGVERVVLDDGWFHGRRGANAGLGDWIVDRSVWPDGLGPLVDIVRAHGMEFGLWFEPEMINLDSDLARAHPDWVLGPRQALGATARDQYVLDLTRPDAYAYVLERISAIVAEYGVDYLKWDHNRDLSEAVSGYAGVDRPAVHEQTVALYRMLDTLRARHPGLEIETCSGGGGRVDLGILDRTDRVWASDCNDPVERLQIERWTRMLLPPELIGSHLGAERSHTTSRRTDLAFRLIVALTAHAGIEWDLQEADDEQLEQIARWGAAYRELRGLIHSGQVVNADLADDTTLLTGVVAGDGSRAIFTWARLGTSAPGQSGRVRLPGLDAGARYAVRVRDDFGPASRHQSADPAWVAAAASAGGVVLPGSVLAVAGVPLPTLNPQQAMLFDLVRVP, encoded by the coding sequence ATGCTCGACGGCTACGGCGCCGTACTCGCCCTGCGTGCTGCGGGCACCTCCTTCGTCCTCGACACGGACGGACGAGTGCCCCGCGTGCTGCACTGGGGCGCCGACCTCGGACCGCTCGATCCCGCCACGATGGAGGCCCTGCGCGACAGCGGCGGCCCCGCCGTGCTCAACAACTCGCCGGACGTCCCACGGTCGTTCAGCCTGTGGCCCAGCGAGTTCGAGGGCTGGGCCGGGACACCCGCCCAGGAGGGCCACGCCGCCGGTTCGGCGACGACGCCCCGCCCGCACACCGTGGCCGTGCGCTACGAGACCGACGGCCCGGACGGCGACCTCGGCGGCCGCATCGAACTCGACCTCGCGGACGAGATCACCGCGCTGCGCTCGACCATGTCGATCGCACTCGACCGGTTCGGGGTGCTCGCGGTCGACGTCACCGTCACCCGCGACGCGGCCCTCTCCGCCGACGAGGTGACCGAGCCGTACACGCTCGACGCGCTCCGCGTCCTGCTGCCGGTGCCGGAGCGCGCGACTGACATCCTCGACTTCACGGGCAAGTGGTGCCGGGAGCGCGCGCCCCAGCGCGGCCCGCTGTTCTTCGGCAGCCACGTCCGCCGCGCCCGGCGCGGCAAGCCGGGCCACGACGCCCCGTTCCTGGTCGTCGCCGGCACCGAGGACCTCGGCTTCCGCCGCGGGGAGGCCTGGGCCGCGCACCTCGCCTGGAGCGGCGACGCCGAGTACGTCGTGGAGCGGCTCACCGAGGGCGCCGGCCCGTTCTCCTCCGTCCTGGGCGCGGGCGAAGGCCTCCGCCCCGGCGAGATCGCACTGGAGGACGGTGACAGCTACGTGGCGCCGACCGCGCTGTTCCTGTGGTCGGCGGACGGCCTCGACGGGCTGGCGGACCGCCTCCACCGCCGGCTGCGCGCCCGTCCCTCGCACCCGGTCAAGCCGCGCCCGCTCACGCTCAACTCGTGGGAGGCCGTCTACTTCGACCACGACCTGGACCGCCTCACCGCCCTCGTGGAGCGCGCCGCCCGGGTGGGCGTCGAGCGCGTGGTGCTGGACGACGGCTGGTTCCACGGCCGCCGCGGCGCGAACGCCGGGCTCGGCGACTGGATCGTCGACCGCTCCGTCTGGCCCGACGGCCTCGGCCCGCTGGTCGACATCGTCCGCGCGCACGGGATGGAGTTCGGGCTCTGGTTCGAGCCGGAGATGATCAACCTCGACTCCGACCTGGCGCGCGCGCACCCCGACTGGGTCCTCGGCCCGCGCCAGGCGCTCGGCGCCACCGCACGCGACCAGTACGTGCTCGACCTCACCCGCCCCGACGCCTACGCGTACGTGCTCGAGCGGATCAGCGCGATCGTCGCCGAGTACGGCGTCGACTACCTCAAGTGGGACCACAACCGCGACCTGTCGGAGGCCGTCAGCGGCTACGCCGGCGTCGACCGGCCCGCGGTCCACGAGCAGACCGTCGCGCTGTACCGGATGCTGGACACGCTGCGCGCCCGGCATCCCGGGCTGGAGATCGAGACCTGCTCCGGCGGCGGAGGCCGCGTCGACCTCGGCATCCTCGACCGCACCGACCGGGTCTGGGCGTCCGACTGCAACGACCCGGTGGAGCGCCTCCAGATCGAGCGCTGGACCCGGATGCTGCTGCCGCCCGAGCTGATCGGGTCGCACCTCGGCGCCGAGCGCTCGCACACGACCTCCCGGCGCACGGACCTGGCGTTCCGCCTGATCGTCGCGCTGACCGCGCACGCCGGGATCGAGTGGGACCTCCAGGAGGCCGACGACGAGCAGCTCGAGCAGATCGCGCGCTGGGGCGCCGCCTACCGCGAGTTGCGCGGCCTCATCCACTCCGGGCAGGTCGTGAACGCCGACCTCGCCGACGACACCACGCTGCTGACCGGCGTCGTCGCCGGCGACGGGAGCCGTGCGATCTTCACCTGGGCGCGGCTCGGCACCTCGGCGCCCGGCCAGTCCGGCCGGGTGCGCCTTCCCGGACTCGACGCCGGAGCGCGCTACGCGGTGCGCGTCCGCGACGACTTCGGTCCCGCGAGCCGGCACCAGAGCGCCGACCCGGCCTGGGTAGCCGCCGCGGCGAGCGCCGGCGGCGTCGTCCTCCCCGGCTCCGTCCTCGCCGTCGCCGGCGTCCCGCTGCCCACCCTCAACCCCCAACAAGCGATGCTGTTCGATCTCGTGCGGGTGCCCTGA
- a CDS encoding X2-like carbohydrate binding domain-containing protein — protein sequence MTGQTRSRRGRNALLATIAALGLVAAAAAPAGATPTGTPTPTAPATSTATPSPTPTPTPTGTPSAKATSTPKATSTPTPTSTATPTPTPAPAPTPDPWAVKPYLGWSSYSMQVYSGNGKWITADQIIAQSDAMKAKLSRAGYDYINVDSGWNDGVDANGRPVPSATLYPQGLKKVIDHVHANGQKFGLYFIPGISPAVYQAAYPIANAPGCTTHDIVKQPLQQADYWKIGYRLDFSNPCAQKYIDSIVDQLASWGVNFVKFDSVTPGSGISDLSLDARDDVAAWSKALKAKGIWFELSWAVDINYADTWKQYANGWRVEWDVEAYAPGVQLTQWSNIARLFPRAADWWRYAGPGGWNDFDSLDVGNGTMDGLTQDERRTATTLWAISAAPMYVGNDLTKLDQFGVDLLTNKEVVAVDQAGTPAQPVSTSTNKQVWYAPNKDGSYTVALFNLGPTDSDITANWSDIGLSGPAKVRDLWAGKNLGTFDAGYTGKLVPIHGVRLLRVTPQSGTTVALNDDAQRVTYAGTWTRNGGNEVAATTQPLQVAVGDSSTGTVPTPPASGRIVAVNDSDAGITYTGSWGQSGGRGLGDYQDDVHYTEGDGSSFQYTFTGTGIDYVTELDQSQGAVDVYLDGQFQKTVDTSRAAGQSRLAQQVVWSASGLPNGSHTLRVVKKSGQFMLLDKLDVTLASLLDPDTAVFDKAKPADVAVTLQRDGSELAGIVRDGTALKRGTDYTVSGTTVTIASAYLAGIADGTVSLGFQFRGDAHDDIHATTADGDTVGLTFTGSGVSWIGPTAPDQGKAEVFIDGKLAKTVDTHSDSRRTGQKLYSVSGLRSGQHTILVKKVSGDILRNDVFQYTAK from the coding sequence ATGACAGGCCAGACACGCTCGCGACGAGGGCGGAACGCCCTGCTCGCGACGATCGCGGCGCTGGGGCTCGTGGCGGCTGCGGCGGCTCCCGCCGGGGCGACGCCGACGGGCACCCCGACGCCCACCGCACCGGCGACGAGCACGGCGACGCCGAGCCCGACCCCGACCCCGACCCCGACCGGGACACCGTCGGCGAAGGCGACCTCCACCCCGAAGGCGACCTCCACCCCCACGCCGACCTCCACCGCGACGCCCACGCCGACACCGGCCCCCGCTCCCACCCCCGACCCCTGGGCCGTCAAGCCCTACCTGGGCTGGAGCAGCTACTCGATGCAGGTCTACAGCGGCAACGGCAAGTGGATCACCGCGGACCAGATCATCGCCCAGTCCGACGCCATGAAGGCCAAGTTGAGCAGGGCCGGGTACGACTACATCAACGTCGACTCCGGCTGGAACGACGGCGTCGACGCCAACGGCCGGCCCGTGCCGAGTGCGACGCTGTACCCGCAGGGGCTGAAGAAGGTGATCGACCACGTCCACGCGAACGGCCAGAAGTTCGGCCTCTACTTCATCCCGGGCATCTCGCCCGCGGTCTACCAGGCGGCGTACCCGATCGCGAACGCGCCGGGCTGCACCACGCACGACATCGTCAAGCAGCCGCTGCAGCAGGCCGACTACTGGAAGATCGGCTACCGCCTGGACTTCTCGAACCCGTGCGCGCAGAAGTACATCGACTCCATCGTCGACCAGCTCGCCTCGTGGGGCGTCAACTTCGTCAAGTTCGACAGCGTCACCCCTGGCTCCGGCATCAGCGACCTCTCGCTGGACGCGCGTGACGACGTCGCCGCCTGGTCGAAGGCGCTGAAGGCCAAGGGGATCTGGTTCGAGCTGTCCTGGGCGGTCGACATCAACTACGCCGACACCTGGAAGCAGTACGCGAACGGCTGGCGCGTGGAGTGGGACGTCGAGGCGTACGCGCCGGGCGTGCAGCTCACCCAGTGGAGCAACATCGCGCGCCTGTTCCCGCGTGCCGCCGACTGGTGGCGCTACGCCGGCCCGGGCGGCTGGAACGACTTCGACTCGCTCGACGTCGGCAACGGCACGATGGACGGCCTCACCCAGGACGAGCGCCGCACCGCTACCACGCTGTGGGCGATCTCGGCGGCTCCGATGTACGTCGGCAACGACCTGACCAAGCTCGACCAGTTCGGCGTCGACCTGCTCACCAACAAGGAGGTCGTGGCGGTCGACCAGGCCGGAACGCCTGCCCAGCCGGTGTCGACCTCCACCAACAAGCAGGTCTGGTACGCCCCGAACAAGGACGGCAGCTACACCGTCGCCCTGTTCAACCTCGGCCCGACCGACTCCGACATCACCGCGAACTGGTCGGACATCGGCCTCAGCGGCCCGGCGAAGGTCCGCGACCTGTGGGCCGGCAAGAACCTCGGCACGTTCGACGCGGGCTACACCGGCAAGCTCGTCCCGATCCACGGCGTCCGCCTGCTCCGGGTGACCCCGCAGAGCGGCACGACGGTCGCGCTGAACGACGACGCCCAGCGGGTGACCTACGCGGGCACCTGGACGCGCAACGGCGGCAACGAGGTCGCTGCGACCACCCAGCCGCTCCAGGTCGCGGTCGGCGACTCGTCGACGGGCACCGTGCCGACGCCTCCCGCGTCCGGCCGGATCGTCGCGGTCAACGACAGCGACGCGGGCATCACATACACCGGCAGCTGGGGGCAGAGCGGAGGCCGCGGTCTCGGCGACTACCAGGACGACGTGCACTACACCGAGGGCGACGGCTCGTCGTTCCAGTACACGTTCACCGGCACCGGAATCGACTACGTGACCGAGCTCGACCAGTCCCAGGGCGCCGTGGACGTGTACCTCGACGGCCAGTTCCAGAAGACCGTGGACACGAGCCGGGCCGCCGGGCAGTCGCGGCTTGCGCAGCAGGTGGTGTGGAGCGCCAGCGGCCTCCCGAACGGTTCGCACACCCTGCGGGTGGTCAAGAAGTCGGGCCAGTTCATGCTGCTCGACAAGCTGGACGTCACGCTGGCGAGCCTGCTCGACCCCGACACCGCGGTGTTCGACAAGGCGAAGCCCGCCGACGTCGCCGTGACCCTGCAGCGCGACGGCAGCGAGCTCGCCGGCATCGTGCGCGACGGCACGGCGCTCAAGCGCGGCACGGACTACACCGTCTCGGGGACGACCGTGACCATCGCCTCGGCGTACCTCGCGGGCATCGCGGACGGTACCGTCTCGCTCGGCTTCCAGTTCCGCGGGGACGCGCACGACGACATCCACGCGACGACGGCGGACGGGGACACGGTCGGCCTGACCTTCACCGGCAGCGGCGTCTCGTGGATCGGACCGACCGCGCCCGACCAGGGCAAAGCCGAGGTCTTCATCGACGGGAAGCTCGCCAAGACGGTCGACACGCACTCGGACAGCCGCCGCACCGGACAGAAGCTGTACAGCGTGAGCGGCCTGCGGTCCGGGCAGCACACCATCCTGGTGAAGAAAGTGTCGGGGGACATCCTCCGCAACGACGTCTTCCAATACACCGCCAAATGA
- a CDS encoding acetylxylan esterase: protein MTGAPYPAVLGAEPLPTPDDYDDFWADALDSARRHSVAPRAVRVETLLTTIDVYDFSFSGSRGRTVTGWLRLPRHREGAVPAVVHANGYGAGRLSPFDDLTWSAAGYAHLVVNIHGQGGGSTGHLLDGIEDPRRYYYRDVLVDAARAVDAVRELDSVDASRVAMIGNSQGGGIALGAGALAQGLVAVLAQAPFLTDAPTALRRAAQGPWTELRGYLTEHPERSDAVARTLAYVDGVTSARHATAPGWISDGLDDDICPPETARTAVAAYAAPVLFREWPGAGHEAGGSGDVEAALRALRQRFAIG from the coding sequence ATGACCGGCGCCCCGTACCCCGCCGTGCTCGGCGCCGAACCCCTGCCGACGCCCGACGACTACGACGACTTCTGGGCGGACGCCCTCGACAGCGCTCGCCGGCACAGCGTCGCACCCCGGGCGGTCCGCGTGGAGACCCTGCTGACGACGATCGACGTCTACGACTTCTCGTTCTCCGGCTCCCGGGGACGCACCGTCACGGGCTGGCTGCGGCTCCCCCGTCACCGCGAAGGCGCCGTTCCCGCGGTCGTCCACGCCAACGGCTACGGCGCCGGGCGGCTCTCCCCGTTCGACGACCTGACCTGGTCGGCCGCCGGCTACGCGCACCTCGTGGTGAACATCCACGGCCAGGGCGGCGGCAGCACCGGCCACCTCCTCGACGGCATCGAGGACCCCCGGCGCTACTACTACCGGGACGTCCTCGTGGACGCGGCGCGCGCGGTGGACGCCGTGCGCGAGCTCGACAGTGTCGACGCGTCGCGCGTGGCGATGATCGGGAACAGCCAGGGCGGCGGGATCGCGCTCGGCGCCGGGGCGCTCGCCCAGGGGCTGGTCGCGGTGCTCGCGCAGGCCCCGTTCCTGACCGACGCGCCGACCGCCCTCCGACGCGCCGCGCAGGGGCCGTGGACGGAGCTGCGCGGCTACCTGACCGAGCATCCCGAACGCTCGGACGCGGTCGCACGCACGCTCGCCTACGTCGACGGCGTCACCTCGGCGCGGCACGCGACCGCTCCCGGCTGGATCTCCGACGGGCTGGACGACGACATCTGCCCGCCCGAGACGGCACGCACCGCGGTCGCCGCGTACGCGGCCCCCGTGCTGTTCCGCGAGTGGCCGGGCGCCGGTCACGAGGCCGGCGGAAGCGGGGACGTGGAGGCCGCGCTGCGGGCCCTGCGGCAGCGGTTCGCGATCGGCTGA
- a CDS encoding ABC transporter substrate-binding protein: MPLITDSHARRRRRLVRTLTAAASGLALLAITACTSAPTNADDKIGGTANISVFAQQGTGQDLATNAFTKQLEKKFNIKFSWQTTTQDSSVAPEKRQILMASGDYPDMFLLIPWVDQFNPVDVEKLAQQGVALPLNDLIKQYAPDIQKVIDTNPDYKAMVTSPDGKIYGLPQLAETLHIQYPSKLWINTDWLKKLNLQMPKTTADMTKVLTAFKNGDPNGDGKADEIPLSGDSHDTLIPFFMNAFIYDPQNPDKGIQSTTVLNKGKVDIQANKDGWRQGLKYIKSLWDAGLIDKGAFTQNPAALAQEGNNSGSVLLGSASALHPYIFVSPGAKDGRDKQYDAVPPLTGPDGANFATYAFGSTPGATFLLTNKASKNDQVAAIKMVDYLFTNEGQLDGNFGPEGQGWSKPAAGDQALDPADKPLFKNLQLSQDAANAVQWGALSTYNQNEAFRGAQVEPTDIYDPSGYERRLFQATQLYKGHEDTSAVYPTWKVWPDAAKATQVATEQTNIDNYVTQNALAFITGSKNLDTDWNSYVAGFNGLGLKDYLSTLQTAYDKSKK, from the coding sequence ATGCCACTCATCACCGACAGTCACGCCCGCCGTCGGCGCCGCCTCGTCCGCACGCTCACCGCGGCGGCGAGCGGTCTCGCACTGCTGGCGATCACGGCCTGCACCAGCGCGCCGACGAACGCCGACGACAAGATCGGCGGCACCGCGAACATCTCGGTGTTCGCTCAGCAGGGCACCGGACAGGATCTCGCCACGAACGCGTTCACCAAGCAGCTCGAGAAGAAGTTCAACATCAAGTTCTCGTGGCAGACCACGACGCAGGACTCCTCGGTCGCACCCGAGAAGCGCCAGATCCTGATGGCCAGCGGCGACTACCCGGACATGTTCCTCCTCATCCCGTGGGTGGACCAGTTCAACCCGGTGGATGTCGAGAAGCTCGCCCAGCAGGGCGTCGCGCTGCCGCTGAACGATCTGATCAAGCAGTACGCGCCCGACATCCAGAAGGTCATCGACACCAACCCGGACTACAAGGCGATGGTGACCTCGCCGGACGGGAAGATCTACGGCCTGCCCCAGCTCGCCGAGACGCTGCACATCCAGTACCCGTCGAAGCTCTGGATCAACACGGACTGGCTCAAGAAGCTGAACCTCCAGATGCCGAAGACCACGGCCGACATGACCAAGGTCCTCACGGCGTTCAAGAACGGCGACCCGAACGGCGACGGCAAGGCGGACGAGATCCCGCTCAGCGGCGACTCGCACGACACGCTGATCCCGTTCTTCATGAACGCGTTCATCTACGACCCGCAGAACCCGGACAAGGGCATCCAGTCGACGACCGTGCTCAACAAGGGCAAGGTCGACATCCAGGCGAATAAGGACGGCTGGCGCCAGGGCCTCAAGTACATCAAGTCGCTGTGGGACGCCGGCCTGATCGACAAGGGCGCCTTCACGCAGAACCCGGCCGCGCTGGCGCAGGAGGGCAACAACTCCGGCTCGGTGCTGCTGGGCAGCGCGAGCGCCCTGCACCCGTACATCTTCGTCAGCCCGGGCGCCAAGGACGGCCGTGACAAGCAGTACGACGCGGTGCCGCCGCTCACCGGACCGGACGGCGCCAACTTCGCGACGTACGCCTTCGGCAGCACGCCCGGCGCGACGTTCCTGCTGACCAACAAGGCGTCGAAGAACGACCAGGTGGCCGCGATCAAGATGGTGGACTACCTGTTCACCAACGAGGGTCAGCTCGACGGCAACTTCGGTCCGGAGGGCCAGGGCTGGTCCAAGCCCGCCGCAGGCGACCAGGCGCTCGACCCGGCCGACAAGCCGCTGTTCAAGAACCTCCAGCTCTCGCAGGACGCCGCCAACGCCGTCCAGTGGGGCGCGCTCTCGACCTACAACCAGAACGAGGCCTTCCGCGGCGCCCAGGTCGAGCCGACCGACATCTACGACCCCTCGGGATACGAGCGCCGGCTCTTCCAGGCCACCCAGCTGTACAAGGGCCACGAGGACACGAGCGCGGTCTACCCGACGTGGAAGGTGTGGCCGGACGCGGCGAAGGCGACGCAGGTCGCCACCGAGCAGACGAACATCGACAACTACGTGACGCAGAACGCGCTGGCTTTCATCACGGGCTCCAAGAACCTCGACACCGACTGGAACTCGTACGTCGCGGGCTTCAACGGGCTCGGGCTCAAGGACTACCTGAGCACGCTGCAGACGGCGTACGACAAGAGCAAGAAGTAG
- a CDS encoding carbohydrate ABC transporter permease, with protein sequence MVTIESSRVRRRTRPAAVSKKTRRIRESASDRALLVVIYLGLTLAVLVVLLPLLFILASSFSSPQAVTAGRVLLWPVDFTLKGYQTVLADPQVLLGYANSLFYMVAGTLISTTLTVCIAWPLSRRTFMGRNVIMALLLFTMLFSGGLIPTYMVVQNLGMLDTRWALLLPQAIAVWQVIIARTFFKSAIPEELVEAASLDGSSDLRFLWSVVLPLSKPLIAVIALMYAIGQWNGFFDALLYLKSSDLFPLQLVLRNILVLNATNGGTNDLAAQAQNQELVNLLKYSLIVITSVPVLVIYPFVARYFNKGVLIGSVKG encoded by the coding sequence GTGGTAACCATCGAGAGCTCGCGCGTGCGCCGCCGCACCCGCCCCGCGGCTGTGTCCAAGAAGACCCGCCGCATCCGGGAGTCCGCATCGGACCGCGCGCTCCTGGTCGTCATCTACCTCGGCCTGACGCTCGCGGTGCTGGTCGTCCTCCTTCCGCTGCTGTTCATCCTGGCGAGCTCCTTCTCGTCGCCCCAGGCCGTGACGGCGGGGCGGGTGCTGCTCTGGCCGGTCGACTTCACGCTCAAGGGCTACCAGACCGTGCTGGCCGACCCGCAGGTGCTCCTGGGCTACGCGAACTCGCTGTTCTACATGGTCGCGGGCACCCTCATCAGCACGACGCTGACCGTCTGCATCGCCTGGCCGCTCTCCCGCCGCACGTTCATGGGGCGCAACGTGATCATGGCGCTGCTGCTGTTCACGATGCTGTTCAGCGGCGGCCTGATCCCGACGTACATGGTCGTCCAGAACCTCGGGATGCTCGACACCCGCTGGGCGCTGCTCCTGCCGCAGGCCATCGCGGTCTGGCAGGTCATCATCGCCCGCACCTTCTTCAAGTCGGCGATCCCGGAGGAGCTGGTGGAGGCCGCGTCGCTCGACGGCTCCAGCGACCTGCGGTTCCTGTGGAGCGTCGTGCTCCCGCTGTCGAAGCCGCTCATCGCCGTGATCGCGCTCATGTACGCGATCGGCCAGTGGAACGGCTTCTTCGACGCCCTGCTCTACCTGAAGAGCTCGGACCTGTTCCCGCTGCAACTCGTGCTCCGCAACATCCTCGTGCTGAACGCCACCAACGGCGGCACCAACGATCTGGCCGCCCAGGCGCAGAACCAGGAGCTGGTCAACCTGCTGAAGTACTCGCTCATCGTCATCACGAGCGTCCCGGTCCTGGTCATCTACCCGTTCGTCGCGCGCTACTTCAACAAGGGCGTGCTCATCGGATCCGTCAAGGGCTGA
- a CDS encoding ABC transporter permease: MTSAPPVAPAPPAARVPDAATPRRVPRNRLTLAQRWKVALRRHWQLYLLTVLPLAYFVIFKYVPISNAIIAFKDYSPVLGVWGSPWSGFTNFATMIQNPVFPTLIQNTLLLSGYAILASFPIPLILALALNEVRHRWFQKTVQMVTYAPYFISTVVVVSMLILIMAPRLGVLSQVFGFFGVQSPDFLGDPDYFRHIYVWSDVWQTAGYSAVIYMAALSGIDPALYEAAKVDGASRLRKIWHVDIPGIMPTAMIVLILSVGNIMSIGFEKVFLLQNPLNLGQSEIIATYVYKLGILNADFGTATAVGLFNSVINLVLLLIVNWVAKRISGSGLW, encoded by the coding sequence ATGACGAGCGCGCCGCCCGTGGCCCCGGCGCCGCCGGCCGCTCGCGTCCCCGACGCGGCGACGCCGCGGCGGGTGCCGCGCAACCGGCTGACCCTCGCGCAGCGCTGGAAGGTCGCCCTGCGCCGGCACTGGCAGCTCTACCTGCTCACGGTCCTGCCGCTCGCGTACTTCGTGATCTTCAAGTACGTGCCGATCTCCAACGCGATCATCGCGTTCAAGGACTACAGCCCGGTGCTCGGCGTCTGGGGGAGCCCGTGGTCCGGCTTCACCAACTTCGCCACGATGATCCAGAACCCGGTGTTCCCGACGCTCATCCAGAACACGCTGCTGCTGTCCGGCTACGCGATCCTGGCGAGCTTCCCCATCCCGCTCATCCTGGCGCTCGCGCTCAACGAGGTGCGGCACCGGTGGTTCCAGAAGACCGTCCAGATGGTCACCTACGCGCCGTACTTCATCTCGACCGTCGTCGTGGTGTCGATGCTGATCCTCATCATGGCCCCGCGGCTCGGCGTCCTGAGCCAGGTGTTCGGCTTCTTCGGAGTCCAGTCGCCCGACTTCCTGGGCGACCCGGACTACTTCCGGCACATCTACGTCTGGTCGGACGTCTGGCAGACCGCCGGGTACTCCGCCGTGATCTACATGGCGGCCCTGTCCGGCATCGACCCGGCGCTGTACGAGGCGGCGAAGGTGGACGGCGCTTCCCGGCTCCGCAAGATCTGGCACGTCGACATCCCCGGCATCATGCCCACGGCGATGATCGTCCTCATCCTCAGCGTCGGCAACATCATGTCGATCGGGTTCGAGAAGGTCTTCCTCCTGCAGAACCCGCTGAACCTCGGCCAGTCCGAGATCATCGCGACGTACGTCTACAAGCTGGGCATCCTCAACGCGGACTTCGGCACGGCGACCGCCGTCGGCCTCTTCAACTCCGTCATCAACCTCGTGCTTCTGCTCATCGTGAACTGGGTGGCGAAGCGAATCAGTGGGAGTGGACTGTGGTAA
- a CDS encoding ROK family protein yields MSTSEHTARRPVLGTPASADIFTRIITHGPVSRLDIGRLTGLSQAKVTKTVSPLIADGFVTVGEHAEHAFPGRPVRPLSVVPRSMIAVGVKVNADEIFAVSVSLGNEVIGSTRRRLTSHEPDATITAIVKSVRTLIDQLGDDARFLTGVGVSVSGDIDNTDGVVRDSPLLGWTHIPLGDRLSERLGLPVIVENDVRALAKSEQWFGVGTDADSFAIITIGAGIGCGIYVNDDVVVGAHGVAGEIGHLPLGPSDAVCVCGRHGCVEAVASSHAIRDAVRQGHDDPTLTLPDAIRLAHEGDPIAVEAFERAGTAIGAAVATTVNLFGPEVVVIAGEGVMDYDLYERRFREEFLAHVFGTAANCRLIVRRHTFVDWARGAAVAALREAISVAPGGVGE; encoded by the coding sequence TTGAGCACGTCAGAACACACGGCACGCCGCCCCGTCCTGGGCACGCCGGCGTCCGCCGACATCTTCACGCGCATCATCACGCACGGCCCGGTCAGCAGACTCGACATCGGACGGCTCACCGGCCTGTCGCAGGCGAAGGTCACCAAGACGGTCAGCCCGCTCATCGCCGACGGCTTCGTCACGGTCGGCGAGCATGCGGAGCACGCCTTCCCCGGCCGGCCTGTGCGCCCGCTGAGCGTGGTCCCGCGCTCGATGATCGCGGTCGGGGTCAAGGTGAACGCCGACGAGATCTTCGCCGTCTCGGTCAGCCTGGGCAACGAGGTGATCGGCTCCACCCGCCGCCGGCTCACGAGCCACGAACCCGACGCCACGATCACGGCCATCGTGAAGTCGGTGAGGACGCTCATCGACCAGCTCGGCGACGACGCCCGGTTCCTCACCGGCGTGGGCGTCTCGGTCTCCGGCGACATCGACAACACGGACGGCGTCGTCCGCGACTCCCCGCTGCTCGGCTGGACCCACATCCCCCTCGGCGACCGGCTCTCGGAGCGGCTGGGACTCCCGGTCATCGTCGAGAACGACGTGCGCGCGCTCGCCAAGTCGGAGCAGTGGTTCGGCGTCGGAACGGACGCGGACTCCTTCGCGATCATCACGATCGGCGCGGGCATCGGCTGCGGCATCTACGTGAACGACGACGTCGTCGTCGGCGCCCACGGGGTCGCCGGCGAGATCGGCCACCTCCCCCTCGGCCCGTCCGACGCCGTCTGCGTCTGCGGCCGCCACGGCTGCGTCGAGGCGGTCGCCTCCTCCCACGCGATCCGAGACGCGGTCCGCCAGGGCCACGACGACCCCACCCTCACCCTCCCCGACGCGATCCGCCTCGCCCACGAGGGCGACCCCATCGCGGTCGAGGCCTTCGAACGAGCCGGCACGGCGATCGGCGCAGCGGTGGCCACCACGGTCAACCTCTTCGGCCCGGAGGTGGTGGTGATCGCCGGCGAGGGCGTCATGGACTACGACCTCTACGAACGCCGCTTCCGCGAAGAGTTCCTCGCCCACGTGTTCGGCACGGCGGCGAACTGCCGCCTGATCGTGCGCCGCCACACGTTCGTCGACTGGGCGCGCGGGGCCGCGGTGGCGGCCCTGCGGGAGGCGATCAGCGTGGCGCCGGGTGGGGTTGGGGAGTAG